The following proteins are encoded in a genomic region of Alnus glutinosa chromosome 8, dhAlnGlut1.1, whole genome shotgun sequence:
- the LOC133874874 gene encoding ras-related protein RABA1f-like has product MASYRAEDDYDYLFKVVLIGDSGVGKSNLLSRFTKNEFSLESKSTIGVEFATRSIRVDDKIVKAQIWDTAGQERYRAITSAYYRGAVGALLVYDVTRHVTFENVERWLKELRGHTESNIAIMLVGNKADLRHLRAVSTEDATGFAERENTFFMETSALEAMNVENAFTEVLTQIYRVVSRKALDTGDDPAALPKGQTINVGTKDDVSAVKKVGCCSA; this is encoded by the exons ATGGCGTCGTACAGAGCGGAGGACGACTACGACTACCTGTTCAAGGTGGTGTTGATAGGGGACTCGGGCGTTGGCAAGTCCAACCTCTTGTCGCGCTTTACCAAGAATGAGTTCAGCCTCGAGTCCAAGTCCACCATTGGAGTTGAATTCGCCACCCGCAGCATCCGTGTTGACGACAAGATCGTCAAGGCTCAGATTTGGGACACCGCTGGCCAAGAAag GTACCGAGCAATTACTAGTGCATACTACCGAGGAGCTGTAGGGGCATTGCTTGTCTATGATGTCACCCGCCATGTTACATTTGAGAATGTTGAGAGATGGTTGAAGGAGCTACGGGGTCACACAGAATCCAATATCGCGATAATGCTTGTGGGTAACAAGGCAGACCTGCGTCACTTGCGTGCTGTATCCACGGAGGATGCTACAGGCTTTGCTGAAAGGGAGAACACTTTCTTTATGGAAACATCTGCCCTTGAGGCTATGAATGTGGAAAATGCATTCACTGAAGTGCTAACCCAAATATATCGAGTGGTTAGCCGGAAAGCACTTGATACTGGGGATGATCCTGCAGCCTTGCCTAAAGGACAGACCATAAATGTTGGGACCAAAGATGATGTCTCGGCTGTGAAGAAAGTTGGTTGCTGCTCTGCCTAA